The proteins below come from a single Halostagnicola larsenii XH-48 genomic window:
- a CDS encoding glycosyltransferase, with protein sequence MTDGSFSVLISVYENDDPEHLDEALRSIVEQSVEPEEIVLVADGPLPSEIEQTIEKFTSAHPNVFTLIQLDSNQGLGIALQTGLKKCSHDLVARMDADDISEPHRFETQVSYLLSNPNIDVVGSNVGEFYDNPDNIKNVRKVPSSAAEVRSMAQFRSPTNHPSVMFRRSSVLEAGNYRSYRSMQDYELWVRMLSQGYTIENIPEVLVKCRASNDLYERRGGVKYSLLELEIQREFLRMDAISRVTFLRNIAVRVPVRLLPNSLRSLIYRTFLRDGVETNEETSRI encoded by the coding sequence ATGACTGATGGATCATTCTCTGTTCTAATTAGCGTTTACGAAAATGATGATCCAGAACACTTAGACGAAGCCCTTAGAAGCATCGTTGAGCAATCAGTAGAACCCGAGGAGATTGTTCTCGTTGCGGATGGCCCCCTTCCTTCTGAGATAGAACAGACCATCGAAAAATTCACTTCAGCGCATCCAAATGTTTTTACTCTTATCCAGCTGGACTCCAATCAAGGTCTCGGTATAGCACTTCAAACGGGGCTCAAGAAGTGTTCTCATGATCTTGTCGCACGAATGGATGCCGATGACATTTCCGAACCACACCGATTTGAGACTCAAGTCTCATATCTACTCTCAAATCCTAATATTGATGTTGTCGGCAGTAATGTCGGTGAATTCTACGATAACCCCGATAATATCAAAAACGTTAGAAAGGTACCTTCAAGTGCAGCTGAGGTCAGATCGATGGCTCAATTTCGATCTCCAACAAACCATCCAAGCGTGATGTTTCGACGGTCTTCCGTTTTGGAGGCCGGGAATTATCGCTCGTACCGATCAATGCAGGACTACGAACTCTGGGTGCGAATGTTATCTCAGGGGTATACCATTGAAAACATTCCTGAGGTACTCGTAAAGTGCCGGGCCAGTAATGACCTATACGAACGAAGAGGAGGGGTCAAATATTCTCTGCTTGAGCTAGAAATACAGCGAGAATTCCTCCGTATGGACGCTATTTCTCGTGTTACTTTTTTACGGAATATTGCTGTTCGAGTTCCAGTTAGATTGTTACCGAACAGCCTTCGGAGTTTGATCTACCGAACATTCCTTCGAGACGGCGTTGAGACTAACGAGGAGACATCAAGAATATAA
- a CDS encoding sulfatase — translation MSPPNVVWITLDSVRSDHVTPGGATRNTTPKLQQIVDSPEGYYHDHCISHGRWSLPSITSILTGTYPSYHQTGFDNNVLVSEVPTASELFSDVGYTTACLSRNPHLSSETNLDRGFDRFKYVQASTLLQNAGLKTTAKFLANIRTHSAGFELNKYAHSTPYIINDIAKRWVQDFTQSNNPFFFYLHYNETHTPYYPPLPYLDAFDEEFHMEPREAARRVLEICDNKDEHMANGFSEFSDEDWRILSAMYDSEIKYTDKMIGDLIEYVMKKSNRKTIFIVTADHGELFGEYGVFGHTLVLHDGLVHVPLVTHGLDVEQDLVQHVDILRTLAEKAGVDTESMQGLDLRTESRDFAVAQTSAANLDPYLKFNSEFNSEHYIQDAQSDVVRTKSHKLRTGKDQEWLFELPDEETDILESNQNIAYELREKRDGWYQQHGSVSERSDDTYSEEMMQRLEDLGYH, via the coding sequence ATGTCCCCACCAAATGTAGTCTGGATAACGCTTGATTCTGTCCGATCTGATCATGTGACCCCAGGGGGTGCAACACGAAACACGACTCCAAAATTACAACAGATCGTTGATTCCCCCGAAGGGTACTACCATGATCACTGTATCTCTCACGGACGCTGGTCATTGCCATCAATCACGTCTATTTTGACTGGAACCTATCCATCATATCATCAGACCGGATTTGATAACAACGTTCTCGTTTCTGAAGTTCCGACAGCGAGCGAATTGTTCTCGGATGTTGGCTATACAACGGCCTGTTTGTCTCGGAATCCTCACCTCTCTTCTGAGACGAATCTTGATCGGGGATTTGATCGATTTAAATACGTTCAAGCCTCTACTCTTCTCCAGAACGCTGGTCTCAAAACAACTGCAAAATTTCTTGCGAATATTCGCACCCACTCTGCTGGTTTCGAGTTAAACAAGTATGCTCATTCAACACCATATATCATCAATGATATAGCAAAGCGATGGGTTCAGGACTTTACTCAATCCAATAACCCATTTTTCTTCTACCTCCATTACAACGAGACTCACACCCCGTATTATCCACCACTGCCGTATCTTGATGCATTCGATGAAGAATTCCATATGGAGCCACGTGAAGCCGCGAGACGTGTTTTAGAGATATGTGATAACAAAGACGAACATATGGCCAACGGATTTTCAGAGTTCTCAGACGAAGACTGGCGGATCTTATCTGCCATGTATGATTCTGAGATCAAATACACTGACAAAATGATAGGAGACCTCATTGAGTATGTCATGAAAAAATCTAACCGAAAAACAATATTTATCGTAACCGCTGATCATGGTGAGCTATTTGGTGAGTATGGTGTATTCGGGCATACGTTGGTTCTTCATGACGGATTGGTCCATGTACCACTAGTCACACACGGGCTAGACGTTGAGCAGGATCTCGTGCAACATGTGGATATCCTCCGTACGCTCGCAGAGAAGGCAGGGGTTGATACAGAGTCGATGCAAGGACTTGATCTCCGTACAGAAAGCCGTGATTTCGCAGTAGCCCAAACATCTGCTGCTAATTTGGACCCATATTTGAAATTCAACTCGGAGTTTAATAGCGAACATTATATTCAAGACGCACAATCAGACGTCGTTCGAACCAAATCCCATAAACTTCGGACTGGAAAAGACCAAGAATGGCTCTTTGAACTACCAGATGAAGAGACAGATATCTTAGAATCTAATCAGAATATCGCATATGAGCTACGTGAAAAACGCGATGGCTGGTATCAACAGCATGGATCTGTGTCTGAACGTTCAGACGATACGTACTCTGAAGAGATGATGCAGCGGTTAGAAGATCTTGGATATCACTGA
- a CDS encoding class I SAM-dependent methyltransferase has translation MSAENLRDCPLCRSSERSLSNQYNGYSIGTCDKCGFLYVFDPGEDTASEANAEIEHARHTKIPEPRKRHQYISNLIEMSCGSNVDVLEIGSGYGGLGKLLEKKDHTYVGFEPSNIRADIATEGGLNVIDKVFEPAEVDQAFDVVVIDNVLEHVLNPLELIIDAASVIKDTGIVIVIVPSRRDLRRLHPNWNDTHFWIPDVHINFFRPMDLNRLYARSGLSMTPFPPSAFEIGTMKDLLFRFKASIEYFDYYPLSLYTYGS, from the coding sequence ATGAGCGCGGAAAACCTGAGAGACTGTCCCTTATGCCGATCCTCAGAGAGATCATTATCAAACCAGTACAATGGTTATTCTATAGGGACATGCGACAAGTGTGGTTTTCTCTATGTTTTTGACCCCGGTGAAGACACTGCTTCAGAGGCAAATGCAGAGATAGAACACGCGCGACATACAAAAATTCCAGAACCCCGAAAGCGCCACCAATACATATCAAACCTGATAGAGATGAGTTGCGGATCAAATGTAGATGTTCTTGAGATCGGTTCTGGTTATGGCGGATTGGGAAAATTACTTGAGAAAAAAGATCACACATATGTCGGATTTGAACCGAGCAATATACGTGCTGATATAGCAACTGAAGGTGGTTTGAATGTCATAGACAAGGTTTTTGAGCCAGCAGAAGTTGACCAAGCTTTTGATGTTGTAGTAATTGATAATGTGCTGGAGCATGTTTTGAATCCACTTGAGTTGATTATTGATGCGGCGAGTGTGATCAAGGATACTGGAATTGTAATTGTCATTGTCCCCTCCAGAAGAGATCTCCGACGGTTACACCCAAATTGGAATGATACACATTTCTGGATCCCAGATGTACACATTAATTTTTTCAGACCAATGGATCTGAATCGGTTATATGCAAGATCTGGCCTTAGCATGACTCCATTTCCCCCATCTGCTTTCGAAATAGGGACAATGAAAGATTTACTATTCAGATTCAAAGCATCTATTGAATATTTTGACTATTATCCCTTGTCGTTGTATACATATGGGTCATAA
- a CDS encoding glycosyltransferase → MAIDLLYIVSTLRQSGPTNQLYYLLENLSEEFNARILTLSPEPEDSELARFRELDIEYETLGLSRVKGALIGPVRLRNAVNEYDPDIIHTQGIRADTLVTAFVSGHPHVTTIRNYAFDDYPAKYGQKKGMPMAVLHTNILKRLQYPVACSETIAQAVQPHGIDAAPIQNGVDTTSYTPVTPSETQNRREQLGLPTDGPIIISVGSLIERKDPVTVVRGFSQSSLSDDGYLVLLGDGPLRKKCEHAIQDTSRVFFEGWVDNVAAYLQASDFFVSASKSEGLPNSVMEALASGLSVCLSDIQPHKEILQYGDVGTEFEIGSVSGLATALGSLVEKETAAPRTVATDHLSAVRMSREYQQTYRELAQDV, encoded by the coding sequence ATGGCCATTGATCTCCTTTACATCGTTTCGACGCTCCGCCAGAGTGGACCCACGAATCAACTCTACTACTTACTCGAAAATTTGAGCGAGGAGTTCAATGCCCGGATACTAACACTGTCCCCTGAACCAGAGGATTCAGAACTTGCTCGATTTCGTGAGCTAGATATTGAATACGAGACGCTTGGATTGTCTCGAGTCAAAGGAGCTCTAATAGGGCCAGTTCGTCTTCGGAATGCTGTGAACGAGTACGATCCAGATATAATTCACACACAGGGTATCAGAGCAGATACACTGGTCACTGCGTTCGTCTCTGGGCACCCCCACGTTACAACAATTCGAAACTACGCCTTCGATGATTATCCTGCAAAGTACGGACAGAAGAAAGGGATGCCGATGGCCGTTCTCCACACAAATATATTGAAACGGCTGCAGTACCCGGTTGCTTGTTCGGAGACGATAGCCCAGGCAGTGCAGCCGCATGGAATTGATGCGGCTCCAATTCAAAACGGAGTAGATACGACCTCGTATACTCCTGTAACTCCGTCTGAAACACAGAATCGGCGTGAGCAACTGGGATTGCCAACCGATGGGCCAATCATCATCTCTGTGGGATCCTTGATAGAACGAAAAGATCCAGTAACTGTTGTCCGCGGCTTTTCCCAAAGTAGTCTCAGCGACGACGGTTATCTCGTACTACTCGGTGACGGCCCACTACGAAAGAAGTGCGAACACGCGATTCAGGATACTAGTCGCGTCTTTTTCGAGGGGTGGGTTGACAATGTGGCTGCGTACCTCCAAGCGAGCGATTTCTTTGTCTCGGCATCAAAATCTGAAGGGTTGCCAAATTCAGTGATGGAAGCACTCGCATCCGGCCTCTCTGTCTGCCTCTCAGACATCCAACCACACAAAGAGATCCTCCAGTACGGTGACGTAGGCACTGAATTCGAAATTGGATCTGTTTCCGGTCTTGCAACCGCCCTTGGTTCACTCGTCGAGAAAGAGACAGCGGCGCCTCGAACTGTTGCTACAGATCATCTTAGTGCAGTTCGTATGTCTCGCGAGTATCAACAGACGTATCGAGAACTCGCGCAGGATGTCTAA
- a CDS encoding carboxypeptidase-like regulatory domain-containing protein, producing MRDEVALTVTDTATETLTTGDADEHTATTTAEDADGDPIAEATVTIGEHTAETNADGIGTVALEAGEYTVTIEAPGFESTSETLPVAGGDAVSVASLESTAEADDVALSVVWPGVAALVLVGSVCYRLRAPTLVARRDFSSSAHWGDTRAL from the coding sequence GTGAGGGACGAGGTCGCGCTTACGGTGACCGACACCGCGACCGAGACGCTCACCACCGGCGACGCGGACGAACACACCGCGACCACCACTGCCGAGGATGCTGACGGGGATCCGATTGCAGAGGCGACCGTCACGATCGGCGAGCACACCGCGGAGACAAACGCCGACGGGATTGGGACTGTCGCCCTGGAAGCCGGTGAGTACACGGTGACCATCGAGGCCCCCGGTTTCGAGTCGACGAGCGAGACGCTGCCAGTTGCGGGCGGCGACGCGGTAAGCGTCGCGTCGCTCGAGTCGACCGCCGAGGCGGATGACGTGGCGCTGTCAGTGGTGTGGCCGGGCGTCGCTGCGCTGGTCCTCGTCGGATCGGTTTGCTACCGCCTTCGAGCCCCTACATTGGTTGCTCGTCGGGACTTCTCGAGTTCGGCCCACTGGGGAGACACACGGGCCCTGTGA